One segment of Theobroma cacao cultivar B97-61/B2 chromosome 9, Criollo_cocoa_genome_V2, whole genome shotgun sequence DNA contains the following:
- the LOC108663285 gene encoding uncharacterized protein LOC108663285 encodes MLYHTTWLVAKLDPIKYIFEKPFLSGRIARWQVLLSEYDIVYVSQKSIKRSAIADFLTDRANEDYESVSFNFSDEDLMAILHIEKDVPNEFNPWKMYFDGASNALGHEIGEVLVSPNEKYYPATARLNFNCTNNIAEYKALVMGLQAAIEMKADVIDVYGDLALVICQMRGEWETRDSKLVPYKKLVTELSKQFKEINFNHLPQEENQIANALATLAAMFRIKEVANVRLFDIEVHEIFAHWLNVEEEVDGKPWYHDIMQYIKHQAYLENVTNNDKQTLRRLAMGFFLSGEVFYKRSQDQVLLRCMDVTEANKIMKEVHEGTCGAHANGHMLARQIMRAGYYWSTLESDCINFARKCYKCQVYADRIHALLAPLHVFTAPWPFSMWGMDVIRLKTPKASDGHRFILVAIDYFIKWVEVASYANVTQKVVCRFIQREIICRYGLPEMIITDNASNLNGAMVKDVYAKFKIKHHNSTTYLPKMNGAVEAANKNIKKIVEKMTEVYKDWHEKLPFALHVYRTSTHTSTGATPYSLVYGTKVVIPAKVEIPSLRVLMETEFEGAEWV; translated from the coding sequence ATGTTGTATCACACAACATGGTTGGTGGCAAAATTAGATCCCatcaagtatatttttgaaaaacccTTCCTGTCTGGAAGAATAGCTCGATGGCAAGTGCTATTGTCTGAgtatgatattgtgtatgtgTCTCAAAAGTCAATCAAAAGGAGCGCCATCGCTGATTTCCTCACAGATCGAGCTAATGAGGATTATGAATCtgtaagttttaatttttcagaTGAAGATTTGATGGCCATTTTGCACATAGAAAAAGACGTTCCCAATGAATTTAATCCATGGAAGATGTATTTTGATGGAGCATCCAATGCTTTGGGGCACGAAATTGGGGAAGTGTTGGTTTCTCCAAATGAAAAGTACTATCCGGCCacagcgagattgaatttcAATTGTACTAATAATATAGCGGAGTACAAGGCGTTGGTAATGGGATTACAAGCAGCAATCGAGATGAAGGCTGACGTGATAGATGTTTACGGAGATTTGGCTTTGGTGATATGTCAAATGAGAGGCGAATGGGAAACTAGAGATTCTAAACTAGTTCCATATAAAAAGCTGGTTACAGAATTAAGCAAACAGTTCAAAGAAATCAACTTCAACCACTTGCCTCAAGAAGAAAATCAGATTGCTAATGCTTTGGCCACTCTCGCAGCAATGTTCAGAATAAAAGAAGTGGCTAATGTACGCCTTTTTGATATAGAAGTCCATGAAATCTTCGCACACTGGTTGAATGTTGAGGAAGAGGTTGATGGTAAGCCGTGGTATCATGATATCATGCAATACATCAAGCACCAGGCATATCTTGAGAATGTCACAAACAATGACAAGCAAACTCTTAGAAGATTGGCAATGGGTTTCTTCCTTAGCGGAGAAGTGTTCTACAAAAGGAGTCAAGATCAAGTACTTTTGAGATGTATGGATGTTACGGAAGCCAACAAGATAATGAAAGAAGTCCACGAAGGAACTTGTGGAGCTCATGCTAATGGACATATGTTGGCTAGACAAATTATGAGAGCTGGTTATTATTGGTCAACGTTGGAATCCGACTGCATAAACTTTGCTCGAAAATGCTACAAGTGTCAAGTTTATGCAGATAGAATCCATGCTCTACTAGCCCCATTGCATGTTTTCACAGCGCCTTGGCCATTTTCGATGTGGGGAATGGATGTGATTAGGCTTAAAACGCCAAAAGCCTCTGATGGACATCGATTCATATTGGTGGCCATTGATTATTTCATAAAATGGGTAGAAGTAGCTTCCTATGCTAATGTGACACAAAAGGTGGTGTGCAGGTTCATCCAAAGGGAGATCATATGTCGGTATGGGCTTCCAGAAATGATCATAACTGATAACGCAAGCAATTTGAATGGTGCGATGGTGAAGGATGTTTACGCTAAATTCAAGATCAAGCATCATAACTCGACAACTTACCTTCCGAAGATGAATGGAGCGGTAGAGGCAGCCaacaaaaacatcaaaaagATTGTCGAAAAGATGACTGAAGTTTATAAAGACTGGCATGAAAAACTTCCTTTTGCCTTGCACGTATATCGAACTTCTACGCATACCTCCACCGGGGCAACTCCGTACTCATTAGTATATGGTACAAAAGTAGTTATACCTGCTAAAGTagaaatcccatcattgaGAGTGTTGATGGAAACAGAATTTGAAGGTGCTGAGTGGGTCTGA